From the genome of Solibacillus sp. FSL H8-0538:
TGAAAAAATTAACGATAAAGGACGTGGGTAAATGGCAGTCAGATTAAGACAGACTAATATTCAACAGCCTGGAATGCCTGAGCAAAAGAAGCAGCAACCACGCCAACCTAAACAGAAAAAAATAAAGCTTATTTCGGTACAGGAGAAAATACTATATGTGGCATTTGTAGTGCTAATGGCTGTTTTAGCAGTTTCGATTTTACATACACAGGGAGAAATTCAAACTGTAGGTATGGAAATTCAAAAAATTGAAACTGAAACGCAAAAAATAAGTATGGAAAATGTCGATTTAAAAGTTCGTGTTAGCGAATTATCTACGTATGAGCGTATTTGGGAAAAAGCGAAAGAACTCGGTTTAACACTAAATGAGAAAAATGTGAAGGTAGTGCCGGGCGAATGAAAAAGAAAAAATTTCGTTTCCAGTTAGGAGCCTTTCTGATGTTTGCAATATATGGAGGGCTCTTTTTACTATTATTTTGGCGGATTGTTCATATTCAGGCGACAGGTGAAGTTGAAGGTCATGCTCTAGCTGTTGAAGCAGCAGCTAAATATGAAAAAGAAACCGTGTTAGCAGCAGACCGTGGGAAGATTTTAGACCGCGATGGCAATATTATTGCAGAAGATACGCTAAGCTACCGCCTGATTGCGGTTGTTCGAGAGTCTGCAACTACAAACCCTGAAAAACCGAGACATGTAGTTGACCCACAAGAAACGGCAAAAATTTTAGCGCAGTATATTCCAATGGATGAAGCGGAGATTTATGCGCGCCTTACAAAAGAGGGAGATCCATATCAAGTCGAATTTAAATCAGCTGGTCGAGGTATTAGTCACGAAGTTAAGACTGAAATTGATGAGCTAAAATTGCCGGGTATTCTTTTTGTGAGTGATACGAAACGTTATTATCCAAATGGCTCCTTTGCTGCCCATTTAATTGGTTTTGCCTTAAAAGAAGATCAAAAGGATGGAACTACTAAAACGGTCGGTAAGATGGGACTTGAATCTATTTATAATGATCAACTCACTGGAACAGACGGCGCACTAAAGTATCAAAGTGATGCATTCCGTTATTTGTTACCGAATAGTGAGAAAATGGTTCAGCCAGCAACAGATGGTTCTGATATTCATTTGACACTCGATAAGTCGATCCAAAATTTTCTAGAAGACGCTATGTCACGAGTGAATGATGAATATAATCCAGAATCGATGGTAGGTGTTGTAGCCAATCCAAAAACAGGGGAAATTTTAGCAATATCTCAACGTCCAACTTTTGATCCAGATACACGAGCAGGGCTTGAAACAAATTGGCTAAACGATGTCATTGAAAATGTTATTGAGCCAGGTTCTACGATGAAAATTTTTACTGTCGGGGCTGCCGTTGATTCTGGTAATTGGCATCCAAATGCAACGTACCAATCCGGTCAATATACGTTACTAGACCGAACAATTCGTGACCATAACTTAGTTGGCTGGGGGACAATATCTTATTTAGAAGGATTCCAGCGTTCATCAAATACTGCCATGGCACATTTACTAGAAATTATGGGGCGCGATACTTTTGTAGAATATATAAATAAATTTGGGTTTGGTGAAAAGACCGGTATTGATTTACCTAGAGAAGCAACCGGTACGATATTAACGAAAGTACCAAGTAATGTTTTAACGACATCCTATGGTCAAGGGTCAACGGTAACACCAATTCAGCTTATTCAAGGTTTAACGGCAATTGCCAATGACGGTGAAATGATGCAGCCGTATGTCATTGATAAAATTGTAGACCCAAATACCGGGGAAGTTACATTTGACTCAAAGCCTACAGTAAAGAGTAAGCCGATATCAGCAGAAACAGCGAAAACGATGCGAGAGTTACTTGCTTCCACAGTAACTTCTGAGGTGGGGACTGCGAAACGCTTCCAAATAGAAGGCTATGAGGTTGCTGGGAAAACAGGAACAGCGCAAATGCCAAAGAAAAATGGTGTTGGTTATGACTGGGGTAAAAATGAGTTCCTTTATTCATTTTTAGGGATGGCACCTGCAGACGATCCACAATTAATTATGTATATTGCAATCGCAAAACCGCAATTAAGTGCGACAGAAGTAGGCTCAGAACCCGTTTCGCAAGTTTTTAACTCCGTGATGCAAAATAGCTTGAAATATTTAAACATTAATCCGGAAGATGTGGCCAAGGTGAAAGTAACTTCTGTAGCAGACTATGTAGGTCAGCAAGCAGAAGCGATTCAAATAGAACTAATGAATGAGGGGCTGCAGCCAATTATAATTGGTAAGGGCGGGGAAGTAATCGCTCAATATCCAAAAGCTGAAACCAAGGCTACAGCAGGCAGTCTCGTATTTTTAAAAACGGACGGTGAGATTACATTGCCATCATTTACTGAATGGTCGCTACGTAATTTGCTCGTCTATAAAACGATGTCTAAATTACCCATTGAGATTATCGGAGAAGGCTATGTAGAAAGTCAAAGCGCTTCACCTAACACAGTTATTTTAGATAACGCTCCAATTGTTGTAAAACTAAAAACGCCGGAGCAATCCTTTGCAACGCCCGTTGAAGAAATAGGCGATGAAGGCGAGCAATTACCACAAGATTAATGTAGTACTGAATAGAAGTCCACTTATTTACATACGTTGTTTAAAACGAGGTGTGTTGTCGAATGAAGTGGATTTCCGTCCATTCAAAAAAACGATTAAAGTGGATCTTGATTGCATTAGTACTATATGGCGTGGCGATTTTTCTTAAATTAATTTACCTTCAGTTTTTTCAATATGAAAAATTAACGACCTTAGCGAAGGAAAATTGGGACAGGGAAATTCCCTTTGCATCAGAGCGCGGACTAATTGTAGATCGGCATGGTGAGATTATCGTGACGAACAAATTAGCACCTACACTGTACTTTATGCCATCTCAAAATTCGCAGCCGGAAGAGGTAGCAGAGGCAATTGCGGAAGAGCTTGGTATCCAGCCGTCACCTATTTTGCAAAAGCTCAAGAAACGTGCGTATTTAATTAAGCTAGCACCACAAGCAAAAAATATTACGTATGAGCAGGCAGTTGCGATACAGCGCAGACAAATCCCAGGATTATATAGCGGGGTGGATTATATTCGACAGTATCCGCATGGTAATTTGCTCGCGCGCTTTATAGGTTTTACGGGAGTAGACAATCAAGGTCTTGCAGGTATTGAATATGAATACAATCAACTGTTAACAGGTAAAGATGCGGCAATTCGCTTGTTCACAGATGCAAAAGGCAGTTCGCTAGCTCATGTTGATGATGAATGGAAGGCAGGGAGCTCGGGTGCAACAGTTGAGCTGACCATTGATTTACGTATTCAACAATTCGTGGAGCGTGAGTTAGCGCAGGCGATGAAAAAGTATGATTCCGATCAAGCATTAGCCATAGCGATGAATCCAAATACTGGTGAGATTTTAGCACTTGCTTCTTTTCCAACGTATGACCCAGCGAATTTTAATGAAGTAGAGCCGGCAATTTATAATCGTAATTTACCTGTGTTTATGACATATGAGCCTGGCTCTACCTTTAAAATTATTACACTAGCTGCAGCGGTAGAAGAAGACGTCGTCGATATGAAGAACGATCATTTTTATGATGCGGGCTATACACTTGTCGAAGGGGCACGCTTACGTTGTTGGCGGCGTGAAGGGCATAAGGATCAAACCTTTTTACAAGTTGTAGAAAACTCTTGTAACCCAGGTTTTGTACAGCTCGGGCAACGTGTTGGTGCAACGAAGCTGCTGGATTATATTCATAAATTTGGCTTCGGAGAAAAGACAGGCTCAAATATTTCTGGCGAGGCAAGTGGGATTTTATTTAAGAAAGAAGCGTTTGGTCCCGTCGAGCATGCGACGACATCGTTCGGTCAAGGGATTTCTGTTACGCCGATTCAACAAGTGCAAGCAGTGGCAGCGGCAATTAATGGAGGCAATTTGTATCAGCCATATGTTGTGTCCAAAATTAAGGATGGAGATAGTGGTACCGTACTGCATGAAAATGTACCGACTATAAAGCGGTCAGTTATTAGTGAAGCATCCTCCACTATTATTAGAGAAGCATTAGAGTCGGTTGTGGCAAATGGTTCCGGCCGACAAGCTTACCGTGATGGCTTACGAATTGCTGGGAAGACTGGAACAGCACAAAAGGTTGAAAATGGTCGATATAAGGATGGCGATTATATCGTTTCCTTTATTGGTTTTGCTCCAGCAAATGACCCGGAAATAATAATTTATGTAGCAATTGATCATCCGAAAAGTGCATTGCAGTTTGGTAGCGTCATTGCGGCACCGATTGTCGGGCAAATCATAGAAGATATTGCGCCGATTATTGGGATTGAGAAGCAATCGGAGCAGCTTGACAGAAAATATGTATGGGGCGATGAATTAACTGCACGGCTAGCTAATTTTGTTGGGCAATCAGTTAATAGTATCGTCGAGCAACAATATCCGTATAAAATTCAGTGGCATGGCAGTGGAAGCAAGGTTGTACAGCAATTACCAGCTGCCGGTAGCCTAATAGAACAAGATGAAGTACTTCATCTCTATTTAGATAATTAAATGTTAGTTCGTTCTTTTAAAATGGCAATAAAACAACTATTATAGTGAAGGATGTTCACTTAGAACAGAAGAAGATTTAAAGGAGTTTTTACATGACACTTGCAACAACAGTGACCATTTTAGCAGTATCATTCATCATAACAGTAATTCTAGCGCCGATTGGAATTCCAATGTTACGACGGCTAAAGTTTGGTCAAAGCATCCGTGAAGAGGGACCCCAGTCGCATATGAAAAAAGCGGGAACACCGACAATGGGTGGTATCATCTTTTTACTAGCAATTATTTTAACGACTATAGGTGTAGGCAATATTTTTGATTTATTTACAACACAAACAGTTGTTTTATTACTCGTTTTAGTTGGATTTGGAGTCATTGGTTTTTTAGATGATGGATTAAAAGTAATCTTTAAAAGAAATTTAGGATTAACATCATTGCAAAAATTAATCGGGCAAATTGTCATTGCAATTGCAGCATTTCTGTTATTACGTCTAGGTACATTCGATACATCGATTACCATTCCATATACAGATTTATCGATTGATTTTGGGGTGTTATATGTTGCATTTTTAATTTTCTGGTTAGTAGGTTTCTCAAATGCCGTCAACTTAACAGATGGCTTAGATGGCTTAGTAGCAGGAACAGCTTCGATTGCCTTTGCAGCATTTGGCGTTATTGCACTGTTTAATGAGCAAGGTGATATCGCATTATTTGCTTTTGTTGTAACAGGTTCTTTACTAGGCTTCCTTATTTTCAATGCCAACCCAGCGAAAGTATTTATGGGCGATACGGGTTCACTTGCTTTAGGCGGTGCACTGGCAATGATTTCTGTGCTTGTAAAGTCAGAGTTATTGTTATTACTAATCGGGTTGGTGTTCGTTATTGAAACATTATCTGTTATTTTACAAGTAGGTAGTTTTAAATTACGCAAAAAACGTATTTTTAAGATGAGCCCTATTCATCACCATTTCGAGTTATCGGGTTGGTCAGAATGGAAGGTCGTAGTTGTATTTTGGTCTACAGGGTTAATCGTTGCATTAATTGCAGTATTAGCGGAGGCGTTTTTATGATTGAGTATGCAGGGTTAGAATTTAAGAAAGTATTAGTATTAGGTTTGGCAAAAAGTGGTGTTGCTGCAGCGGAGCTATTACATAAGCTTGGTGCATTTGTAACCGTAAATGATGCAAAACCATTTGATGCAAACCCAGAAGCGCAGGGACTACTTGCAAAAGGCATTACGGTTATTTGTGGCCGTCACCCAGAAGATTTACTGGATGAAGGATTTGAATTAATCGTGAAAAATCCAGGTATTCCTTACAGCAATCCAATTATTGCTGATGCAATAGCACGTGGATTACAAGTCATAACTGAAATGGAGCTTGCGTATTTAGTAAGTGAGGCTCCATTTATTGGGATTACGGGTTCTAATGGTAAAACAACAACGACAACGTTAATTTTTGAAATGTTAAATGCTGGAGAGCGCAAGCCATTAATCGCCGGAAATATCGGGACAGTGGCTTGTGGTGTAGCGGCTGAAGCGACAGCAGACAATGTTATCGTTACAGAGCTTTCTTCATTCCAACTAATGGGGACACTTACATTTAAGCCTCGTATTGCCATTTTAACAAATCTTTATGATGCGCACTTAGACTACCACGGAACGTTTGAAAATTACGTAGAAGCGAAATTTGGCGTGACACGTAATCAAACAGCAGAAGATTATTTCATTTATAATGTGGACCAAGAAATCGTACGTAATTATGCAGCGAAATCTAATGCACAGCTTGTACCTTTTACAACAAAAGGACAGACAGCTGAAGGTATTAGTGCAGATGCAACGACAATTTACTGGCAAGGTGATGCCATTTTACAACGTAGTGAAATTGCTCTGCCAGGACAGCATAATTTAGAAAATATTTTATGTGCGGTGGCAGCATCACTTTTACACGGATGTTCTATTGAAGCAATTAAACAAGTACTTGCTCACTTTGGTGGCGTGCGTCATCGGACACAGTTTGTACGTGAATGGAAAGGCCGTAAAATTTACAACGATTCAAAAGCGACAAACTGCTTGGCAACGAAAAGTGCGCTTGCCGCATTTAATCATCCGATTGTGTTATTAGCTGGTGGCTTAGATCGAGGTCATTCATTTGAAGAACTACGCGAAGAAATGAGCAATGTAAAAGCCGTTGTTGCATTTGGTGAAACCGGTTTACGTTTTATAGAGTTTGCAAAATCATGCGGAATTACCGACACAATTAGAGCCATTGATGTAGAAGATGCAGTAGGCTATGCAGCCAAGCTTTCTGCAGAGGGGGATATTATTCTACTATCACCTGCATGTGCCAGCTGGGACCAGCATGGTAGCTTTGAAATCCGTGGCGATTTATTTATTGAGCGTGTCATGAAGCTTTCTTAACCTGATGAGCCCTTTACGTTTCACCCAAAATGCGGATGGGGCCAACAACAGGATGTTGGTCATCGCAACTTGGGTGAAAATGATTTAGCTGTGCGATAGCAACAAATGTTTTTGCTGTGTAAAAGCAAAGAGACAGCTAAAAAACGGCGCAAATGGGATTTTCTAAAATGCTGAAGTAGAAAGGATTGTCACACTGACTCATCAGTTGAAGCGAGTATTTTTTACTTGTGCCTGTTTGCTTTCGGTTATTGGCATTGTTTTTATTTATTCTGCTGGTACGTATTGGAGTTCCGTGCATTACGTCGGACAAACCCCTTTTTATATTAAGCAAGCCGTTTATTTTATTGTCGCAGTGGGAAGCTGTCTAATTTTGATGAAGGCGAAATTTCTACATAGTGAGCGAACATGGACAATGTTATATGTCTTTTCGCTCCTATTATTAGTTGGGGTTTTAATTCCTGGCATTGGTATAGTACGTAACGGTTCACAAAGTTGGATTGGCTTTGGTCCCTTATCGCTACAGCCAGCTGAACTTGCTAAACTGACGACACTCGTGTATTTAAGCATCGTGTTGTCTAAGCGGAAGCTAGGAGAAAGAATCGTCCAAATTAAACATTTTGGCATTATATTATTGCCATCGTTTCTCATTATGTTACAGCCTGATTTTGGAGCCGTGTTCATTTTACTAGTTGCAGCTTTGGTCTTATTATTCATCGCACAATATCCACTGAAGCTATATGTGTTCGTCTTATTGTTAGGGGCAGGAGGTTTAGTCGGCCTTATTTTGGCGGCGCCGTATAGGCTAAAACGAATTGAAGCCTTTTTAAATCCATGGGCAGATCAGTTAGGAAGTGGTTTCCAAGCTGTCCAATCACTATTAGCAATTGGACCAGCTGGATTATTTGGGCATGGTTTTCTAAAAAGTAGACAAAAATATTTATACTTACCAGAACCACAAAATGACTTTATTTTTTCGATTATTCTTGAAGAGATGGGGTTAGCTGGTGGGGTGGTGCTGCTGCTTATTTTTGCGTGCTTTTTAATGACCGGTTATGCACTCGCGATTCGTGCTTTGCTACAAAAACAGTTTTACATTATTAGCGCTTTAACGACGATGATTGCTATTCAGGCATGCCTAAATATAGGGGTTGTTATTAGTCTATTACCGGTAACGGGTGTGACGCTTCCATTTATTAGTTATGGTGGGACATCGTTATTAATGATTTGGTTCACCGTCGCGACCATTTTAAATTTTGCCAATGAGCGAATTAGGAAGGAGGAGTAAGCGGTGAAAAAAGTGATTGATATAACGGAACGTGTTCCAGCAATGCAAAGAGAACGCAAAAAGCGAACAAATTTTAAATTTGTAGCATTAACGACCATATTCGTATTTATAATTGCTTTACTCCTATATTTCCAAACGTCCTATAGTGATATAAAGAAAATTGAAATTATAGGCGATGAAATTGTTGACAGTTCATTTTATTTAAAACAATCCGGCTTAAAAATAAATAACTCGATGTGGGGCTTTAAAATAGCCGATATTGAGAAAGAGATTTCTGCAAGTGACTGGGTACAATCGGTAAAGGTAGAGCGCAAGTTTTTAAATCGAGTAATAGTGACAGTGGATGAATGGAATAAAGTGGCCTATATTTCGAAGGATGGGACATTTTACCCGATTTTAGAAAATGGCGTCATCTTTCAACAATCGAGTGAGCTCGTTCCAATCGATGCTCCTATTTTTCTAGAGTTTGATGATGAAAGTTTGCGTAAAAAATTGTTAAAGGAATTAGCGCAGCTTAATCCACAAGTGTTAGCGCTCATTTCACAAATCAACGCGTCACCGTCAAATGCAGATCCATATGCTGTAACACTTTTCATGAATGATGGCTATGAAGTACGGGCTGATATTTCATCGCTTTCAAGCAAGCTTAATTACTATCCTTCCATCGTCGCACAAATAGAAAGTGTCGAAGGATATGAAAAGGGAATTATTGATATTGAAGTAGGTTCTTATTATCGTCCTTTTTCCGATGAATACGCGGTCGGATTAGCTGAAGAGATAGATAGTGAAGCAGCAGGAGGAGTGGAAGACAATGAAGAGCAATCTTCACAATAAAAAAGCTCCTCTTTTTAATCGGAAATATTTTGTACTGTTAATTGTTTGTATTATTACAGGCTTTTTCATTGGCTATTCGTACAACTTATCGAAGGATAAAAAAACAGTAAGCTCAGCCTCCATGTATTACCAGAAGGAAAATACGTACCGACAAGAGCTAATTGAGCAGCAAGAACGTAATAAAGAATTAACAGATGAAGTAAATAGCGTTGAAAAGAAAATTCGTGCTTATGAAAAAGAATTTGCGTCAAATGAAGAACAGTATGAGCAATATATTGAGGAAGCCGAACGGTTGCGCTTACTTTTAGGGACAACCCCTGGGGAAGGCGAAGGCATTAAGCTAACGCTGGAAGATGGAGAGTATGATGCTGCGAGCACGAATCCAAATGATTATATTGTGCATGATAGTCATATTTTCAAAGTGATTAATGAATTGAAAATTGCTGGTGCGGAAGCAATTGCGATAAATGGGCAACGTTTAAAAACGAATTCCTATATTAGTTGCAATGGCCCTGTGATAACAGTAGATGATAAACAGCATCCTGCCCCTTTCGTCATTGAAGCAGTGGGCAAGCAATCCGTACTAATTGCTTCATTAGAGCTAGCTGGGGGCGTTTTTGACCAGTTATTAAATGAACGTGTTATTGTGACGCTAGAGAAGAGCGATAGAATTCAAATGCCTTCCGTAAATGAAGAAAATTAAACTTGCATTGTGGAGGGAAGATCGATGACGAAAAAAATGTACAGAAACATTACAATCGTGTCCTTCATCATTGGTTTTATGTTAGCTGTACAATATAACACAGTGCAAAATCCGACTGAACGTGATACAAGGGATATTTGGGAAATTCGTCAAGAATTAGCTGATGAGAAAAAACGCCATTCTGAACTACTAACGACGATTCGTTCTTTAACGGAAGTAGTGAATAAGTATGAGGATGCCGAATTTGATAATCCAGAGCTATTGCTAGAACAAACTGTAGAGGAATTACGAATTCAAGCAGGTGTTGTACCAGTGAATGGTCCAGGGTTAACGCTAACCGTATCTCCCTCTTATGAATTAGTACAATTTGGATATGATATCGAATCGCTATCACCTATTTTATTAATCAGGTTAATCAATGATTTGTATCGCTATAATGCAGAAACAATTGAAATCGATGGCCAACGCTTAACTCATACTTCGGCAATTCGTGATATTAATGGGCAAACGTCGATTAATAGTGTGCCGATTAATAATACTGATATAGAAATTAAAGTAATGACACAAACATTTGAACAAGCGCAAAAAATGTATAACCATTTACTAGCTTCATCGTTTCGAGATGAGTTTTTCATCGATAATTTAAATTTAGCGATTCACGAGGCGCAACGAACATTAAATATTCAATCCATTGAGGAAGTAGATTTAAATGAATATTTAACGGAAAAAAATTAAGGGGATTAGAATATGTGGTTACCACTTTTAGGATTAATTTTAGGCGTAGCACTTGGTATTTTAACCGATATTCAAATTCCTTCTGTATATGAAAACTATTTATCTATTGCTGTACTAGCTGCTCTTGATACGATGTTTGGTGGTATTCGTGCACAGCTTCAACAAGTGTATGATGATAAAGTGTTTCTATCAGGTTTTTTCTTTAATATCGTGTTAGCAGCGGGGCTTGCGTTTTTAGGTGTTCATATCGGTGTAGATTTGTATTTAGCCGCTATTTTTGCGTTCGGAGTACGTCTTTTCCAAAACATCGCCGTCATTCGTCGGATATTATTAGCTAAATTAGACGACAGACGATTAATGAATCGTAAAAAATCATCAGAATAAGGTTAAAATTTCATTACAAACGCTAATTTACTTAGACATTAACGTAAATTTACAATAGAATGAACAGTAGGAGTAATCGAAGGAGGTGCAGCGAATTGAATCATCAGGATATTTACGTTTCACTAGATATAGGTTCATCTTCTATTAAAGTATTAATAGGTGAAATGAGTGATGATCAGTTGCACGTAATCGGTGTCGGGCATGTAAAGTCTACCGGCATTCGGAAAGGTGCAATAGTTGATATTGATGCAACAGTACAATCAATTAAAAAGGCCGTAGATCAGGCTGAACGAATGACAGGGATCAAAATCGAGGAAGTGGTGCTTGGAGTTCCAGCAAACCAAACATACTTACAATCTGTAAAAGGAGTTGTAGCTGTTAATGGCGACAACCGTGAAATTACAGACGATGATTTAGAGCGTGTTATCGAATCTGCACAAGTCATGTCTATCCCACCTGAACGTGAACTGGTAAATTTAATCCCGAAACAATTCATCGTAGACAACTTAGAT
Proteins encoded in this window:
- a CDS encoding DUF881 domain-containing protein, with product MTKKMYRNITIVSFIIGFMLAVQYNTVQNPTERDTRDIWEIRQELADEKKRHSELLTTIRSLTEVVNKYEDAEFDNPELLLEQTVEELRIQAGVVPVNGPGLTLTVSPSYELVQFGYDIESLSPILLIRLINDLYRYNAETIEIDGQRLTHTSAIRDINGQTSINSVPINNTDIEIKVMTQTFEQAQKMYNHLLASSFRDEFFIDNLNLAIHEAQRTLNIQSIEEVDLNEYLTEKN
- a CDS encoding DUF881 domain-containing protein, with amino-acid sequence MKSNLHNKKAPLFNRKYFVLLIVCIITGFFIGYSYNLSKDKKTVSSASMYYQKENTYRQELIEQQERNKELTDEVNSVEKKIRAYEKEFASNEEQYEQYIEEAERLRLLLGTTPGEGEGIKLTLEDGEYDAASTNPNDYIVHDSHIFKVINELKIAGAEAIAINGQRLKTNSYISCNGPVITVDDKQHPAPFVIEAVGKQSVLIASLELAGGVFDQLLNERVIVTLEKSDRIQMPSVNEEN
- a CDS encoding cell division protein FtsQ/DivIB, producing MKKVIDITERVPAMQRERKKRTNFKFVALTTIFVFIIALLLYFQTSYSDIKKIEIIGDEIVDSSFYLKQSGLKINNSMWGFKIADIEKEISASDWVQSVKVERKFLNRVIVTVDEWNKVAYISKDGTFYPILENGVIFQQSSELVPIDAPIFLEFDDESLRKKLLKELAQLNPQVLALISQINASPSNADPYAVTLFMNDGYEVRADISSLSSKLNYYPSIVAQIESVEGYEKGIIDIEVGSYYRPFSDEYAVGLAEEIDSEAAGGVEDNEEQSSQ
- a CDS encoding penicillin-binding transpeptidase domain-containing protein, yielding MKKKKFRFQLGAFLMFAIYGGLFLLLFWRIVHIQATGEVEGHALAVEAAAKYEKETVLAADRGKILDRDGNIIAEDTLSYRLIAVVRESATTNPEKPRHVVDPQETAKILAQYIPMDEAEIYARLTKEGDPYQVEFKSAGRGISHEVKTEIDELKLPGILFVSDTKRYYPNGSFAAHLIGFALKEDQKDGTTKTVGKMGLESIYNDQLTGTDGALKYQSDAFRYLLPNSEKMVQPATDGSDIHLTLDKSIQNFLEDAMSRVNDEYNPESMVGVVANPKTGEILAISQRPTFDPDTRAGLETNWLNDVIENVIEPGSTMKIFTVGAAVDSGNWHPNATYQSGQYTLLDRTIRDHNLVGWGTISYLEGFQRSSNTAMAHLLEIMGRDTFVEYINKFGFGEKTGIDLPREATGTILTKVPSNVLTTSYGQGSTVTPIQLIQGLTAIANDGEMMQPYVIDKIVDPNTGEVTFDSKPTVKSKPISAETAKTMRELLASTVTSEVGTAKRFQIEGYEVAGKTGTAQMPKKNGVGYDWGKNEFLYSFLGMAPADDPQLIMYIAIAKPQLSATEVGSEPVSQVFNSVMQNSLKYLNINPEDVAKVKVTSVADYVGQQAEAIQIELMNEGLQPIIIGKGGEVIAQYPKAETKATAGSLVFLKTDGEITLPSFTEWSLRNLLVYKTMSKLPIEIIGEGYVESQSASPNTVILDNAPIVVKLKTPEQSFATPVEEIGDEGEQLPQD
- the murD gene encoding UDP-N-acetylmuramoyl-L-alanine--D-glutamate ligase translates to MIEYAGLEFKKVLVLGLAKSGVAAAELLHKLGAFVTVNDAKPFDANPEAQGLLAKGITVICGRHPEDLLDEGFELIVKNPGIPYSNPIIADAIARGLQVITEMELAYLVSEAPFIGITGSNGKTTTTTLIFEMLNAGERKPLIAGNIGTVACGVAAEATADNVIVTELSSFQLMGTLTFKPRIAILTNLYDAHLDYHGTFENYVEAKFGVTRNQTAEDYFIYNVDQEIVRNYAAKSNAQLVPFTTKGQTAEGISADATTIYWQGDAILQRSEIALPGQHNLENILCAVAASLLHGCSIEAIKQVLAHFGGVRHRTQFVREWKGRKIYNDSKATNCLATKSALAAFNHPIVLLAGGLDRGHSFEELREEMSNVKAVVAFGETGLRFIEFAKSCGITDTIRAIDVEDAVGYAAKLSAEGDIILLSPACASWDQHGSFEIRGDLFIERVMKLS
- a CDS encoding FtsW/RodA/SpoVE family cell cycle protein, with the protein product MVTLTHQLKRVFFTCACLLSVIGIVFIYSAGTYWSSVHYVGQTPFYIKQAVYFIVAVGSCLILMKAKFLHSERTWTMLYVFSLLLLVGVLIPGIGIVRNGSQSWIGFGPLSLQPAELAKLTTLVYLSIVLSKRKLGERIVQIKHFGIILLPSFLIMLQPDFGAVFILLVAALVLLFIAQYPLKLYVFVLLLGAGGLVGLILAAPYRLKRIEAFLNPWADQLGSGFQAVQSLLAIGPAGLFGHGFLKSRQKYLYLPEPQNDFIFSIILEEMGLAGGVVLLLIFACFLMTGYALAIRALLQKQFYIISALTTMIAIQACLNIGVVISLLPVTGVTLPFISYGGTSLLMIWFTVATILNFANERIRKEE
- the ftsL gene encoding cell division protein FtsL, whose translation is MAVRLRQTNIQQPGMPEQKKQQPRQPKQKKIKLISVQEKILYVAFVVLMAVLAVSILHTQGEIQTVGMEIQKIETETQKISMENVDLKVRVSELSTYERIWEKAKELGLTLNEKNVKVVPGE
- a CDS encoding small basic family protein — translated: MWLPLLGLILGVALGILTDIQIPSVYENYLSIAVLAALDTMFGGIRAQLQQVYDDKVFLSGFFFNIVLAAGLAFLGVHIGVDLYLAAIFAFGVRLFQNIAVIRRILLAKLDDRRLMNRKKSSE
- a CDS encoding penicillin-binding transpeptidase domain-containing protein; translated protein: MKWISVHSKKRLKWILIALVLYGVAIFLKLIYLQFFQYEKLTTLAKENWDREIPFASERGLIVDRHGEIIVTNKLAPTLYFMPSQNSQPEEVAEAIAEELGIQPSPILQKLKKRAYLIKLAPQAKNITYEQAVAIQRRQIPGLYSGVDYIRQYPHGNLLARFIGFTGVDNQGLAGIEYEYNQLLTGKDAAIRLFTDAKGSSLAHVDDEWKAGSSGATVELTIDLRIQQFVERELAQAMKKYDSDQALAIAMNPNTGEILALASFPTYDPANFNEVEPAIYNRNLPVFMTYEPGSTFKIITLAAAVEEDVVDMKNDHFYDAGYTLVEGARLRCWRREGHKDQTFLQVVENSCNPGFVQLGQRVGATKLLDYIHKFGFGEKTGSNISGEASGILFKKEAFGPVEHATTSFGQGISVTPIQQVQAVAAAINGGNLYQPYVVSKIKDGDSGTVLHENVPTIKRSVISEASSTIIREALESVVANGSGRQAYRDGLRIAGKTGTAQKVENGRYKDGDYIVSFIGFAPANDPEIIIYVAIDHPKSALQFGSVIAAPIVGQIIEDIAPIIGIEKQSEQLDRKYVWGDELTARLANFVGQSVNSIVEQQYPYKIQWHGSGSKVVQQLPAAGSLIEQDEVLHLYLDN
- the mraY gene encoding phospho-N-acetylmuramoyl-pentapeptide-transferase, whose amino-acid sequence is MTLATTVTILAVSFIITVILAPIGIPMLRRLKFGQSIREEGPQSHMKKAGTPTMGGIIFLLAIILTTIGVGNIFDLFTTQTVVLLLVLVGFGVIGFLDDGLKVIFKRNLGLTSLQKLIGQIVIAIAAFLLLRLGTFDTSITIPYTDLSIDFGVLYVAFLIFWLVGFSNAVNLTDGLDGLVAGTASIAFAAFGVIALFNEQGDIALFAFVVTGSLLGFLIFNANPAKVFMGDTGSLALGGALAMISVLVKSELLLLLIGLVFVIETLSVILQVGSFKLRKKRIFKMSPIHHHFELSGWSEWKVVVVFWSTGLIVALIAVLAEAFL